The following DNA comes from Mycolicibacterium aromaticivorans JS19b1 = JCM 16368.
CGGAAGGTCAATCCCCGCGCCTGAACAGGCCGGAAAAACCAGGGCCGACCAGGCGGGTAGGAAGGTCAGCCTACGGGCCGCACGCACCGGTAAGCCGATTACCGGATGTTGATTCTCGCGGAATGAGAAGCTAGTTTTCATTGGAGAGGTCAGCGACGGAAGGAGCCGGTATGCGCAAAGAGGACATGATCCTGATCAGCGTCGACGACCACATCGTGGAACCGCCCGACATGTTCGCCAATCATCTGCCGAAGAAATATGCCGACGACGCTCCCCGGTTGGTGCACAACCCCGACGGCTCCGACATGTGGCGGTTCCGCGACATCACGATCCCCAACGTCGCGCTCAACGCGGTGGCCGGGCGGCCCAAGGAGGAGTACGGCCTGGAGCCGCAAGGGCTCGATGAGATCCGGCCCGGCTGCTACAACGTCGACGAGCGGGTCAAGGACATGAACGCCGGCGGCATCCTGGGCTCGATGTGTTTCCCGTCGTTCCCCGGTTTCGCGGGCCGATTGTTCGCCACCGAGGATGCCGAATTCTCGCTGGCGTTGGTGCAGGCCTACAACGACTGGCACGTCGAGGAGTGGTGCGGGGCCTATCCGGCACGGTTCATCCCGATGACGTTGCCGGTGATCTGGGACCCGGTCGCCTGTGCAGCCGAGATTCGCCGCAACGCCGCGCGCGGAGTGCACTCGCTGACGTTCACCGAAAACCCCGCTGCGATGGGCTATCCCAGTTTCCATGACTTCGAGCACTGGAAGCCGATGTGGGACGCCCTGGTCGACACCGACACCGTGCTCAACGTGCACATCGGCTCCTCGGGACGCCTTGCGATCACCGCCCCCGACGCGCCGATGGACGTGATGATCACTCTGCAGCCGATGAACATCGTCCAGGCCGCCGCGGATCTGCTGTGGTCACGGCCGGTCAAGGAATACCCGGACCTCAAGATCGCCCTGAGCGAGGGCGGCACCGGCTGGATTCCCTACTTCCTGGAACGCGCCGATCGCACCTATGAGATGCACTCGACCTGGACCGGGCAGGACTTCAAGGGCAAGAAACCCTCGGAGGTGTTCCGCGATCACTTCCTGACCTGCTTCATCTCCGACCACGTCGGGGTGCAATTGCGTAACGCCGTCGGCATCGACAACATCTGCTGGGAAGCCGACTACCCGCATTCGGACTCGATGTGGCCCGGCGCCCCTGAGCAACTTGACGACGTCCTGCGCGAACACCATGTGCCCGACGACGAGATCAACAAGATGACCTATGAGAACGCCATGCGCTGGTACCACTGGGACCCGTTCACGCATATCTCGAAGGAACAGGCCACCATCGGCGCGCTGCGCAAGGCCGCCGAAGGTCACGACGTTTCCATCCAGGCGCTGTCGAAGAAGGAGAAGACCGGCGCCAACTTCGCCGACTTCGCGGCGAATGCCAAAGAGCTGTCCGGCAATACGGACTGACGCGGTTCGCGGGCGACAAGGCGCCGGTGCGCAGAACTCTGGGATCGCACCGGCGCGCTGGCCTGCGTGCCGACTGCTGAGTAGAGGAGTGTGGGTGTGTCTTCAGGTATGAGCTTCGAACTGACCGAGGATCAAGAGCTGATCCGTAAGTCGGTGCGGGAGCTGGCATCACGCTTCGACGACCACTACTGGATGGAGAAGGACCAGCAGCACGAGTTCCCGTCGGAGTTTTACGACGCCATCGCAGGTGGCGGCTGGCTCGGGATGACGATCCCCGAGGAGTACGGCGGCCACGGTCTGGGCATCACCGAGGCGACCATCTTGGCCGAGGAGGTGGCCCGCTCCGGCGGCGGGATGAACGCCGCCAGCTCCATCCACATGTCGATCTTCGGGATGCAACCGGTGGTGGTGTTCGGCTCCGACGAGATGAAGGCCGCGACGCTGCCGCGCATCGTCAATGGCGACCTGCACGTGTGCTTCGGCGTCACCGAACCCGGCGCTGGACTTGATACTTCGCGCATCACGACTTTCGCCAAGCGGGACGGTGACAGTTATGTCGTCAACGGTCGCAAGGTGTGGATCTCCAAGGCGCTGGAATCCGAGAAGATCCTGCTGCTCACCCGCACCGAGAGCCGTGGGGACGTGGAGAAGCGGGGCGGTAAGCCGACCGAAGGGCTCTCGCTATTTCTGACCGACATCGACCGCGATCACGTCGACATCCGCCCCATCAAGAAGATGGGCCGCAACGCGGTCAGCTCGAACGAGGTGTTCATCGACGATCTGCGGGTACCGGTCGCCGACCGTATCGGCGAAGAGGGCAAGGGTTTCTCCTACATCCTGCACGGGCTGAACCCGGAGCGGATGCTCATCGCCGCCGAGGCGCTGGGCATCGGGCGGGTGGCGCTGGACCGCGCGGTGAAGTACGCCAACGAGCGCGTGGTGTTCGACCGGCCGATCGGGATGAACCAGGGCATCCAGTTCCCGCTGGCCGATTCGCTGGCTCGCCTCGACGCCGCCGAACTGATCCTGCGCAAGGCAACCTGGCTCTACGACAACGGGAAGTCGTGCGGCCGCGAAGCCAATATGGCCAAGTACCTGTGTGCGGATGCGGGTTTCGCGGCAGCCGATCGTGCACTGCAGACCCACGGCGGCATGGGCTACTCCGAGGAGTACCACATCTCCCGGTTCTTCCGGGAAGCGCGCCTGATGAAGATCGCGCCGGTCAGCCAGGAGATGATCCTGAACTTCCTCGGCGCCAACGTGCTCGGCCTGCCCAAGAGCTACTAGTAGCCGGCAAGCTGGCCGTCCGTATGGTGATCTGATGACTTCTGCGCAAGGACCGGCAGCCCCGCTGGCCGGTATCACTGTCGTGGCGTTGGAGCAGGCGGTCGCGGCACCGATGTGCACGCGCGTCCTGGCCGACTTCGGTGCTCGCGTGATCAAGGTGGAGAACCCGGCCGGCGGGGATTTCGCCAGGCACTACGACGATGTCGTCAACGGCCCGGGTGGCCTTGCGGCTCACTTCGTCTGGGCCAACCGCAACAAGGAATCGATTGCGCTGGACCTGAAATCGGCCGAGGGTCTGGAAGTCCTGCACCGGTTGCTCGACCGCGCCGACGCGTTGGTGTCCAATCTCGCGCCGGGTTCCACCGCCCGGCTCGGCATCTCAGCCGACCAGCTGCGTGAGCGCCACCCCGATGTGATCGCCGTCGAGATCGACGGGTACGGGGCAGGCGGCCCGCTGTCGAACAAGCGCGCATACGACCTGCTGGCGCAGTCGGAGTCCGGATCGTGTGCGGTGACCGGCTATCCCGGAAAACCGGCCAAGCCCGGACCGCCGATCGCCGACATCTCCACCGGGCTGTACTCGGCGTTGTCGATCATGGCTCTGCTGATCTCGCGGAACAGCCGGGCGCGGCGCGGCGCGGCCGTCACCGTGAGCCTGTTCGACACGATGATGGACCTGATGGGGTATCCGCTGACCTACGCCCAGCATTCCGGAATCGACCAGGAGCCGTTGGGGATGAATTCCCCGGCGGTCGCGCCGTACGGCTCCTTCGACACCGCCGACAATCAGACGGTGGTGCTGGGCACCACCAACGACCGGGAATGGCAACGGTTGGCGCGCGAGATCATCGACCGGCCAGACCTGGCCGACGACCCGCGGTACGCCAGCAACTCCGATCGGTGCGCCCATCGCGATGAACTCAACTCGGCCATCCAAACCTGGTGTGCGCAGCACGATCTCGCGCACATCCAGAAGACGGCCGATGCGGCGGGTATTGGCAACGCCCGCTACAATCTGCCCAGCGAGGTGCTCGCGCACCCGCAGTTGTCCGATCGCGACCGCTGGCGGACGGTGCAGACCACCGCCGGTGCCATCCAGGCCATCCTGCCGCCGCCGATCATCGAGGACTACGAGCAGCCGATGGGTCCGGTACCCGGTCTCGGTGAGCACACCGACGCGTTGCTGACCGAATTGGGCCTGTCGGACAACGACATCGGCAGACTGCGTGAGCAGGGTGCCGTCGCATGAACAATCGCCAGAACCAAGGAGAAGCCATGCGGGAAACGGTGATCGTCGAGGCGGTCCGCACCCCGGTCGGTAAGCGAAACGGCGGGCTGTCCAGCATGCATGCCGCCGACCTGTCGGGGGTGGTGCTGAACGCTCTCGCCGAGCGCACCGGGCTGGACCCCGCGACAGTCGACGACGTGGTGTGGGGCTGCGTGTCCCAGGTCGGTGACCAGTCGAGCAATATCGGCCGGTTCTCGGTTCTGGCCGGAATCGATTCCCGGCACGACAGTCAACCGGGCTTGCGGATCCAGCCAGCAGGCACTGGATTTCGCCGCGCAGGCAGTGATGTCCGGCCAGCAGGACGTGGTGGTCGCCGGCGGTGTCGAGGTGATGAGCCGCGTTCCGCTCGGGTCGGCGCGTGCCACCGGCATGCCCTATGGCCCCAAGGTGCTCGAGCGTTATGACGACTTCTCGTTCAACCAAGGCCTTTCCGCGGAGATGATCGCGCAGAAGTGGGGACTGTCCCGCACCGAACTCGACGAGTTCTCGGCGCGCAGCCACGAACTGGCCGCTGTGGCACAGGACCGCGGGGCCTTCGACGATCAGATCGTCCCAGTGGCGACCGATGGCGGTGTGATCAGCGCCGACGAGGGCATCCGCCGGGGGACCACAGTCGAGAAACTGGCCGGGCTCAAACCGGCGTTCACCGAGGACGGCGTCATCCACGCCGGCAACTCGTCGCAGATCTCGGACGGCGCGGCGGCGCTGCTGGTCACCACCGCCGAATATGCCGCCGCACAGGGCTGGACACCGCTGGCGCGCTACGTCGCGGGCGCCGTCGCCGGCGCCAACCCGGTGATGATGCTGACCGGCCCGATTCCCGCGACGGAGAAGGTGCTGGGCAAGACCGGCCTGGGCATCGACGACATCGGGGTGTTCGAGGTCAACGAGGCGTTCGCGCCGGTGCCGCTGGCGTGGCAGGCCGACACCGGCGCCAATGCTGATCGGCTCAACCCCCTCGGTGGCGCGATCGCGCTGGGCCACCCGTTGGGCGGCTCAGGCGCGGTACTGATGACACGCATGCTGTACCACATGCGCGACAACGGAATTCGCTACGGACTGCAGACGATGTGTGAGGGCGGCGGCACCGCCAACGCGACCGTCGTCGAGCTGATCGGCTGAGGGGCCTGATGCGCCGCGACCTTTTCACTGCCGACCACGAGGCGTTTCGGGAACTCGCTCGGGACTTCATCGAGAAGGAGGTCGTGCCCGCCTACCCGCAGTGGGAGAAGGCGGGCCGGATGCCACGCGAGACGTTCGCGAAGCTCGGGGAGACCGGGATCATGGGCGTCACGCTGCCCGAGGAGTACGGCGGCGGCGGTCAGGACGACTACCGCTACAACGTGGTCCTGCAGGAAGAAGCCGCCCGCGCACTGGTCACCTTGTCGACGGTCCGCACGCAGCTCGAGGTGATCCTGCCGTACTTCCTGCACTACGCGAACGACGAACAGCGGGCCCGCTGGTTTCCCGGGCTTGCGGCCGGGACGCTGCTCACCGCGGTCGCGATGACCGAACCGGGCACCGGGTCGGACCTGGCCGGGGTGCGCACGACGGCGGTACGGGATGGCGACCACTACATCGTCAACGGCGCAAAGACTTTCATCACCGGCGGCATGCAAGCCGATCTGGTGGTCGTGGTGGCCCGCACGTCCACCGACCCGGACAACCGTCGCGCCGGCCTGACCCTGTTGGTCGTCGAAGACGGGATGGCGGGCTTCACCCGCGGACGCGAACTCGAGAAGATGGGCTGCAAGGTGCAGGACACCGCCGAGCTGTCGTTCGTCGACGTCCGGGTGCCCGCGGCCAACGTGCTGGGGGAGGAGGGCCAGGCCTTCAGCTACCTCGGGCACAACCTCGCGCAGGAACGGCTCACCGTCGCGGTCGGTTCTGTCGCCCAAGCCCGCTCGGCGATCGCGGCAGCGATCGACTACACCCAGAGCCGCAAGGCATTCGGCACGCCCGTGGCCTCGTTTCAGAACACCAAGTTCGAGCTCGCTGCCTGCTCGACGGAGGTCGAGGCGGCCCAGGCGATGCTCGACCGCGCGGTGGCCCTGCACGTCGAGGGCGAGCTCAGCGGCGCCGACGCCGCCCGGGTCAAGCTGTTCTGCACCGAGATGCAGCAGCGGGTGATCGACCGCTGCCTGCAGTTGTTCGGCGGTTACGGCTACATGATGGAGTATCCGATCGCGCGCCTCTACACCGATGCGCGAGTGGCCCGGATCTACGCCGGGACCAGCGAGGTGATGAAGGTGATCATCGCCAAGTCGCTGGGTTTGTAGCCCGCCTGCCGTCGCGCTCGACCCGTCGCGAAATCGCCTTGATGGCTGCTGATGGCCCCCATTCACAGCCCTGACGTCGATGTCGGGACAAGCGATTCGCTTAGCCGAAACTTTTTCCGCTGAGACCCTTGTCACATCCGCCCAAACCAACCTACTGTGTGTTCACTAGGTTGGTCTGGCGGAAGGGAGTGCGGTGACGACGACGACTCGCCCCTACGCCACCCTCCTCGCCAAAGGAGAGGACCGTAAGCAGCGCATCCTCGACGTCGCGCAGCGGCTGCTGGCCCGCAACGGCTGGCGCAACACCACCCTCGCGCAGATCGCCAAGGAGGCCGGCGTCACCGCCGCGGGGCTGCTGCACCACTTCGAGTCCAAGGAGCAGCTGCTGCACGCGGTGCTCGACGCCCGGGATGCCGACGACAGCGAGCATGCCGACTATCTGACCGGCGACCTGGTCGAGGGCATCGCCAACGCCGCCGACCGGTTCGACCGGTCACCCCAGCTCGTCGGCACCTTCGCGGTGCTGATGGTGGAGAACATCGCCCCCGACGCTCCGCTGCACGACCGGCTGGTGGATCGCTACCGACAGGCGGTCGACATCATCGCCGACCGGATCCGCAGCGGTCAGGCCGAGGGCCGATACCGATCAGACGTGAACCCGGCCCGCAAGGCCGTGGAAATCCTGGCATTTGTGAACGGAATGGAGACCTCATGGCTGCTCGACCCGTCGATACCGCTGATCGATGTGTTCCGGGAGTACTCCAGGTCGCTGGCGAGCCAGCTGATGGCGCCCGCCGGATCATGAGATACCGGCTCGACATCGTCGCGCCCAGCGTCGCCGAGGCGGTGCGGCACGCCGGCGGCTGGATATTCGACCGCGTGATGGCGGGCTGGGATGTCAACGTCCTGCTCGCGCAGCCCGGCGACACCCGACCCCTGATGATCCTGGGCGCCCAGACCTCCGACTTCGAATCGATGATCGCGGCCGGTGACGATCAGCCGCACCCGCAGGCGCTGGCGGTGGCCGCCGACCTCCTCGATACCGACGTCCGGGTCCGCGAGGGCGTGCTGCGCGCACTGGACTACGGCATGACCGAGGTGGCGTTGTGGGGCGAAGCCCAGTCCGGTGATCTCGACCGCGACATCGACTCCGTCGAGCACCGCCTGAGCTCGGCGGCGCGCGTGTTCAAAGCACAGGCACTGGCCGCGGCCGATGTCGACGACGTCTCAGTCGCGGCGACCGAGACGTTCCGAAGCGGCGCGATGAGCTGCCCGCCGATCGGCGCCGACCTGATCCCGGCCGGCTGAGGGCGGACGGAAAGCTACTCCTTGATGGAGATGGCCTGCCGGGGGCACTGACGCACCGCGTCGCGGATCCGTGCCTCGTTCTCCGGGGTCACCTCGTCGGACAGGACATGCAGGTAATCCTGGTCGTCGACCTGGAACACCTCGGGGATGATCCCCATACAGATCGCATTGGCCTCACACAGGCCGAAGTCGACGTCAATCTTCATCGCAGCACCTTCACCGGTACATGGGAGTAACCCGCCACATTCTGCATCTGCACCCGGCGCAGCCCATCCCACTGGACTTCGTAGCGCGGCATGAAGTCCAGCAGCTTCTCCAGCGCGAGGGCGCTTTCCATGCGGGCAAGGGCGGCGCCCAGGCAGCTGTGGATGCCGTAGCCCAGGCCGAGGTTCTGCGCTTCGGTGCGGTCGCGGTCGATGTCGAAGGCGTCGGCGTCGGTGAAGGCGGCCGAGTCCCGGTTTGCCGATGCCAGCAGGAGGAACACCGGCTTGCCTGCCGGGATCTTGCCGCTGGGCACTTCAGTGTCCTTGAGGGTGTAGCGCACGTTGTACTGCACCGGCCCCTCGTAGCGGAGCAGTTCCTCCACCGCCGCGGGAATCTTGGACCGGTCGTCGAGCAGCTTGCGCCACTGGTCGGGGAAGCGGGCGAAGTTGACCGCGGCGGTCCCCATCAGCTTGGTCACGGTCTCGGCACCCGCACCGCCGAGAAGCGTTGCGAAACCGCAGATTTCGATGTCATCCAACCGGCGCATGTGGCCGTCGTCGTCGGGGATCTCGGCGGCGATCAGGCGGCTGATCATGTCGTCCTGCGGGTTCTCGCGCCGCTCCTGCACCAGGCCGTAGTAGTACATCGCGGTCTCGATATTGGCCTGCATGCCGGCCTCACTGGTCCCCATCTGACCGGGCTCACGACTGAGGCTGGTGTCGATCCAGTGCCGAACCTGCTGGCGGTACTCCTCGGGCACGCCGGCCATCCGGGTGATCACCTCGACCGGGAACGGCCCGGAGAAATCCTGGACCACGTCGAAGTTCTCCGGGTCGGCCCCGGCCAGATACTTGTCCGCCAGTTCGATCACCACGTCGCGCTGCGACTGCACTGCGCGGGGAGTGAAGGCCTTGTTCAGCAGACTGCGCATGTGCCGGTGCTCGGGCGGGTCCATGAAAATGATGGATTTCTGCGGCGGCTCGTCCGCTTTCACCATGGCCAGATCGCAACCGCGGGTCGACGAGAAGCTCTCATGATCTTTCAGCGCCGCCGCGACATCCTCGTGCCGGGAGAGGGCGTAGAAGTCCTCGCCTGTGTCGTAATACAGCGGCGCCTCGGCCCGCATGCGCTCGTAGATGTCGAACGGGTTGTTGAAGTACTCCTGCGAGAACGGATCGAAGACGAGTTCGGCCTGAGTCATTGCGTTCTCCTCCGAGGCGAGAGCTGGGCCATAAGCGTTACGGAAGGTTGGTTGAGTGTAACGCTAACAGTGGGGCTGACGGGAGAGCGGAAAATGGCTAATTCCCCTCACCTTTCGCGCTTGGAAGGCCGGCGTCGGCGGCCGCCCCCAGCAGTCCGAGGTCGGTCCCCAGATCGGCTGCGGTCGCGCGGACGACGGCGACATCCTTGCCGATGAATTCGCCGACGGCAGCGATGAATCCGCTCGCCGAGCCGACGCGCGCGATCGAATCCAGAGCTCGGCTGGTGCCGCTGCCGTGGGGGAGTGCGCCGAGCAGGGTGGTCTCGTCGACTCCGAGGCGACCGGCCAGCCCGACCGCTTCTGCCACGATGCCGATCTGCGCGGCGAACAGCGCGTTGTTGATCAACTTGACCCGCTGACCGAACCCCGTCGGTCCGACGTGCAGCACCGGATCGGCGTAGCTGGACAGCACCGGCCGCGCCTGCGCATACGCGTCGTCGCCGCCGCCGACGAACACCGTCACCGTTCCTGCGGCGATGTCATGCGGGCCGCCGCTCACCGGTGCGTCGAGCACGCCGATGCCGAGTTCGTCGGCCTGCGCGGCGACTTCTTCGGCCGTGCGCGGATTGCCCGTCGTGTGCAGGATCAGCACCGAGCCCGGGCGCATGGCACCCAGCAGGTCGTCGGCCTGGACGATCTGCCGCACCTGCTCGTCGGTGAAGACACAGAGAATCACCGCCTCGGCGTCGCGGGCCACTTCAGTCGGGGTTCCGGCGGCGCTGGCACCCAATTCGACCGCAGCGCTGAGCTTTTCGGGAGTCCTGCCGAGTACGGTGACGTCGTGGCCGGCGCCGGCCAGCCGCCGCGCCATGGGTGCGCCCATCCGGCCCGCACCGATGAAGCCCACTTTCACCGTGGGTTGTCCATCAACCTCAATGCGGCGTCGGCGGCGTCCAGCACCGCCCCGGGCTGGGCGCCTGCCTTGTCGGCGATGCCCGCGATCAGGCTGACGTCCTTGTGCAGCAGCCCCGCGGCGACCTGCTTGAGGATGTCGAGGCTGCCGCCGAAGCGGGCCACGCTACCCAGCGCGAAGCTGTTGGCCGACCCCCGGGTGATCACCTCCGACAGGTTCTCGGGTGTGATGCCCAGTGCCGCACCGAGATCCAGCGCGGTCTTGGCGGTGGCGATGTTCGCGGTGAACAACAGATTGTTCAGCAGTTTGGTGACCTGTCCGGAGCCGACGTCACCCAGGTGCACGATCGGATCGGCGTACGTGGCGAAGACCGGGCGGACCTTGTCCACCACGGCATCCTCGCCGCCGACCATCACGAGAAGCTTTCCCTCTTCGGCGGCCGGACCACCACCGCTGACCGGCGCATCGATGACCGCGACCCCCTGAGCTGCGGCCTGCTCGGCCAACTGACGGCAGGTGTCGGGGTGCACGGTGGCGTGCACAGCGATGATGCCGCCGGGCTGCAGCCCGGACAGCACGCCGCCCTCGCCGGTCGCCACCTCGAGCACGTCGGCGTCACCGACCACACACAGGCACACCAGGTCGCTATTGGCGGCCAGGTCCTGAGGTGAGGCCGCCACCGTGGCCGCGGTGTCGGCGAAGGGTTCCACCGATGCCGCGCGCCGGGCCCACAGTGTGAGCGGGTAGCCGCCTTCGACGATCCGGCGTGCCATGGGTGCGCCTTGGCTGCCCAGCCCGATGAATCCGACGCGCATTAGCCGGCCTCTCTGTCCAAATCGGCGGTGATGCAGTGTTTGAAGAACGACAAAACACTCGAGTGATACTGCGCCGCAGCGACACCCAGGCTCAGATTGTGGCCGGCGCCGCCCTGGTGGTGGATCTCCACCCGCGCCGACGAGCCGAACAGTGCGGCGATGTCGGCCATCGCTTCGGGCGTCGAGTCCCATACTCGCTCGTGCTCGGCGGCGGTGAAGCGCACCGGCGCGGTGACATGGCCGGCGAGCGCCGGGAAATCACGCCCGGCCCAGTGGGTCGAGATCTCCGCCTCTTGCGGCGGCGCGCCGGCGGAGCCTACGGCGTTGATCACGTCGGCGGGATAAAGCTCTTCGGGCGCCCAGATCAACTCCCGCAGACCGGCGGGCCGGTAGGTCGGCGTTGCCTGCTTGAGAATGGCTCTGGCAGCCGGGTATTGGCGCAAGCCGGTGCCGGCCAGCTCGAGACCCAGCAGGTCGTGACCGCGCTCGGCAACGGCCATCCGTAACGCGAGTTCGCAGCCGTTGGAATGCGCCAGGATGAACAGGCCGGCGCCACGATCTCGCTTGCCGAGCATCGCATCGGCGGCACCGTAGGCCAACTCGACCCGGCGTTGCGGCTCCCACATCGAATCGGAGTAGGGCGCCGACGCTCCGTAGCCCGGCCGGTCGAGAGCGATCGCGCTGAAACCCGCTGCGGCCGCGGCCCGTACGAACGACAGCTCGGGGTGGTTGGGGCAGTCGAAGTATGCCGCCGAGGACGCCCCGCCGTGCAGGGCGACGATGACTCCCTGCGGATCGGCCGCCTCGGCGAACAAGCCCGACATCGGGATCCCGTCGACCGGAACCATCCGGCGCACCGGGGTGCTCATGCGCGATCCGCCTTCGGTTTCTCGCTCATCCGTCCACTCGCATCAGCAGTACCCCGCTCGGCGTCAACCCTCCGCTGCTCGCCACCGCGACTCGGGCGCCCGCGACCTGCCGGTCGCCGGCCTCACCCCGCAGCTGGCTGACCGCCTCGTGGATCAGGCCCATGCCGTGGGTTCTCCCGTGGGAGAGCTGCCCGCCGTGGGTGTTCAACGGGAGCACACCGTCGCGGGCGATATTGGCGCCCCCGTCCAGAAAGTCCTTCGCCTCGCCGATGCCGCAAAAGCCGAGCGCCTCCAGCCACGACAAGCAGTTGAAGGTGAACCCGTCATAGAGCTCGGCGACGTCGACATCGCTGGGACGCAGCGAGGTTCGCGTCCACAGGTGCGCCGACTGGCCCAGCACCTGAGGCTCGTGGGTCAGCGTCGTCTGGTCCCAGTCGGTGCGTTCGACGATCTGGGTGCCGACGGCCTCGAACAACACCGGCGGCTTGGGCAGGTCGCGGGCGGCCTCCACCGCGGAGACGATCACGGCGACCGCGCCGTCACAGGGCACATCGCAGTCGTATAGCCCGAACGGCGTGGTGATCGGCCGCGCCGACAGGTAGTCCGCCATCGTCATCGGGTCGCGGTAGATGGCGGTCGGATTCAGCGCGGCGTTGGCCCGCTGGTTCATCGCGATCCAGCCCAGCGTCTCGCGGGTCGTGCCGTACCGGGCGAAGTGCCGTTGGGCGTTGAGCGCCAACGTGTGTGCGGCCGACGTCGCGCCGAACGGCATCTGCCAGCTGCTGGTGCGCGCCCCGCCGGGCGGGGCCATCTTGCCCTGCTTCAGCAGTTCCTGGAAGGTCGACTCCCACAGCGTCCGGAAGCACAGCACGTGCCGGGCCATCCCGGTGGCGACGGCCATCATCGCCGCGATGATGGACCCGCCCGGCCCGAAGGTGTCCATTCCGCCATTGATCCACGTGGGGCGCAGACCCAGCGCGCCCTCCAGTGCGGTCACCCCACCCTCGCCCATGCCTGCGATGTCGAGGCCGGGATAGGTGGACAACCCGTCGATGTCGGCGAACGTGAGCCCGGCATCGGCCACCGCGGCTTCGCAGGCCTCGACGGTCAACGACAACGGGTTGACCATCAGACGGCGCCCCAGCCGGGACGCGCCGATTCCCGTGATCGCCGACCGCTCCTCGAACTTGCTGGTGGTCAGCGGCGGCCGGACATACTTGGCGAAGTCCTGCGGGGCGATCTCGTCGGCCGGCTGCTCGGCGATCTGTTTCGGGGTCACCGGGCGGAACAGCGGCAGATAGACGTCGTCGTTCTGCTCGAAGACTACTTCGACAAGCTGGCCGAGTTCCAGATCGGCGGGGTCCGCGTCGATGATATTGGTGGTCAAGCGGACTCGAGGATCCTCCTGGATCGCCACCTGGGCCACCACGTAAGGTGCGG
Coding sequences within:
- a CDS encoding amidohydrolase family protein, which produces MRKEDMILISVDDHIVEPPDMFANHLPKKYADDAPRLVHNPDGSDMWRFRDITIPNVALNAVAGRPKEEYGLEPQGLDEIRPGCYNVDERVKDMNAGGILGSMCFPSFPGFAGRLFATEDAEFSLALVQAYNDWHVEEWCGAYPARFIPMTLPVIWDPVACAAEIRRNAARGVHSLTFTENPAAMGYPSFHDFEHWKPMWDALVDTDTVLNVHIGSSGRLAITAPDAPMDVMITLQPMNIVQAAADLLWSRPVKEYPDLKIALSEGGTGWIPYFLERADRTYEMHSTWTGQDFKGKKPSEVFRDHFLTCFISDHVGVQLRNAVGIDNICWEADYPHSDSMWPGAPEQLDDVLREHHVPDDEINKMTYENAMRWYHWDPFTHISKEQATIGALRKAAEGHDVSIQALSKKEKTGANFADFAANAKELSGNTD
- a CDS encoding acyl-CoA dehydrogenase family protein, with translation MSFELTEDQELIRKSVRELASRFDDHYWMEKDQQHEFPSEFYDAIAGGGWLGMTIPEEYGGHGLGITEATILAEEVARSGGGMNAASSIHMSIFGMQPVVVFGSDEMKAATLPRIVNGDLHVCFGVTEPGAGLDTSRITTFAKRDGDSYVVNGRKVWISKALESEKILLLTRTESRGDVEKRGGKPTEGLSLFLTDIDRDHVDIRPIKKMGRNAVSSNEVFIDDLRVPVADRIGEEGKGFSYILHGLNPERMLIAAEALGIGRVALDRAVKYANERVVFDRPIGMNQGIQFPLADSLARLDAAELILRKATWLYDNGKSCGREANMAKYLCADAGFAAADRALQTHGGMGYSEEYHISRFFREARLMKIAPVSQEMILNFLGANVLGLPKSY
- a CDS encoding CaiB/BaiF CoA transferase family protein, producing MTSAQGPAAPLAGITVVALEQAVAAPMCTRVLADFGARVIKVENPAGGDFARHYDDVVNGPGGLAAHFVWANRNKESIALDLKSAEGLEVLHRLLDRADALVSNLAPGSTARLGISADQLRERHPDVIAVEIDGYGAGGPLSNKRAYDLLAQSESGSCAVTGYPGKPAKPGPPIADISTGLYSALSIMALLISRNSRARRGAAVTVSLFDTMMDLMGYPLTYAQHSGIDQEPLGMNSPAVAPYGSFDTADNQTVVLGTTNDREWQRLAREIIDRPDLADDPRYASNSDRCAHRDELNSAIQTWCAQHDLAHIQKTADAAGIGNARYNLPSEVLAHPQLSDRDRWRTVQTTAGAIQAILPPPIIEDYEQPMGPVPGLGEHTDALLTELGLSDNDIGRLREQGAVA
- a CDS encoding acyl-CoA dehydrogenase family protein; protein product: MRRDLFTADHEAFRELARDFIEKEVVPAYPQWEKAGRMPRETFAKLGETGIMGVTLPEEYGGGGQDDYRYNVVLQEEAARALVTLSTVRTQLEVILPYFLHYANDEQRARWFPGLAAGTLLTAVAMTEPGTGSDLAGVRTTAVRDGDHYIVNGAKTFITGGMQADLVVVVARTSTDPDNRRAGLTLLVVEDGMAGFTRGRELEKMGCKVQDTAELSFVDVRVPAANVLGEEGQAFSYLGHNLAQERLTVAVGSVAQARSAIAAAIDYTQSRKAFGTPVASFQNTKFELAACSTEVEAAQAMLDRAVALHVEGELSGADAARVKLFCTEMQQRVIDRCLQLFGGYGYMMEYPIARLYTDARVARIYAGTSEVMKVIIAKSLGL
- a CDS encoding TetR/AcrR family transcriptional regulator is translated as MTTTTRPYATLLAKGEDRKQRILDVAQRLLARNGWRNTTLAQIAKEAGVTAAGLLHHFESKEQLLHAVLDARDADDSEHADYLTGDLVEGIANAADRFDRSPQLVGTFAVLMVENIAPDAPLHDRLVDRYRQAVDIIADRIRSGQAEGRYRSDVNPARKAVEILAFVNGMETSWLLDPSIPLIDVFREYSRSLASQLMAPAGS
- a CDS encoding ferredoxin is translated as MKIDVDFGLCEANAICMGIIPEVFQVDDQDYLHVLSDEVTPENEARIRDAVRQCPRQAISIKE
- a CDS encoding cytochrome P450, whose amino-acid sequence is MTQAELVFDPFSQEYFNNPFDIYERMRAEAPLYYDTGEDFYALSRHEDVAAALKDHESFSSTRGCDLAMVKADEPPQKSIIFMDPPEHRHMRSLLNKAFTPRAVQSQRDVVIELADKYLAGADPENFDVVQDFSGPFPVEVITRMAGVPEEYRQQVRHWIDTSLSREPGQMGTSEAGMQANIETAMYYYGLVQERRENPQDDMISRLIAAEIPDDDGHMRRLDDIEICGFATLLGGAGAETVTKLMGTAAVNFARFPDQWRKLLDDRSKIPAAVEELLRYEGPVQYNVRYTLKDTEVPSGKIPAGKPVFLLLASANRDSAAFTDADAFDIDRDRTEAQNLGLGYGIHSCLGAALARMESALALEKLLDFMPRYEVQWDGLRRVQMQNVAGYSHVPVKVLR
- a CDS encoding NAD(P)-dependent oxidoreductase, which translates into the protein MKVGFIGAGRMGAPMARRLAGAGHDVTVLGRTPEKLSAAVELGASAAGTPTEVARDAEAVILCVFTDEQVRQIVQADDLLGAMRPGSVLILHTTGNPRTAEEVAAQADELGIGVLDAPVSGGPHDIAAGTVTVFVGGGDDAYAQARPVLSSYADPVLHVGPTGFGQRVKLINNALFAAQIGIVAEAVGLAGRLGVDETTLLGALPHGSGTSRALDSIARVGSASGFIAAVGEFIGKDVAVVRATAADLGTDLGLLGAAADAGLPSAKGEGN